In one window of Flavobacterium ginsengisoli DNA:
- a CDS encoding metallophosphoesterase has translation MIFRFIILCALLLFIEFYSYQAFRTLIKTRWVLISYQAISLLILIFIIYSFSQVDRSVGQTKQFMFTTGLMLTVYVPKIVLTLIMFGEDIFRIGASILNYFVYNTPRKEMMPDRRKFVSQIALGLVAIPFLSIIYGIFEGKYNFKVIKQTVFFPDLPDAFDGFKITQISDVHSGSFDNPEKINYAIDLINAQEADLILFTGDIVNTHAKEMHPWLETFNRIKDYKYGKFAVLGNHDYGEYVTWPSEKEKDENFHQIKNLYGQIGFNLMLNEHTYIQKGDDKIALIGVENWGVNFKKAGDLNKASENVDQDDFKILMSHDPSHWEAEIKDHPKNFHLTFAGHTHGMQFGIEIPGYFKWSLAQYIYKQWAGLYENVGRYVYVNRGFGFHAYPGRVGIMPEITVIELKKGRNVA, from the coding sequence ATGATCTTTCGTTTTATAATTCTATGCGCTCTCTTATTATTTATTGAGTTCTATTCATATCAGGCTTTTCGAACATTAATCAAAACACGTTGGGTTTTGATTAGTTACCAAGCTATAAGCTTACTGATTTTAATCTTTATTATATATTCTTTTTCGCAAGTAGACCGATCAGTTGGTCAGACTAAACAATTTATGTTTACTACAGGCTTAATGCTGACGGTATATGTGCCTAAAATTGTGCTTACGCTGATCATGTTTGGTGAAGATATTTTTAGGATAGGAGCAAGCATCTTAAATTATTTTGTTTACAATACTCCTCGAAAAGAAATGATGCCCGATAGAAGGAAATTTGTTAGCCAGATAGCTTTAGGGTTGGTCGCAATTCCGTTTCTTTCTATTATTTATGGAATTTTTGAGGGAAAATATAATTTCAAAGTAATCAAGCAAACTGTATTCTTTCCAGATCTTCCAGATGCTTTTGATGGGTTTAAAATCACACAGATTTCAGATGTCCATAGTGGTAGTTTTGATAATCCTGAGAAGATTAACTACGCAATTGATTTAATTAATGCACAGGAAGCAGATTTAATTTTGTTTACGGGAGATATTGTAAATACACATGCTAAAGAAATGCATCCTTGGTTGGAAACTTTTAATCGTATTAAAGATTATAAATACGGAAAGTTTGCAGTTTTAGGGAATCACGATTATGGCGAATATGTAACGTGGCCGTCTGAAAAGGAAAAAGATGAGAACTTTCATCAAATTAAAAATTTATACGGTCAAATTGGCTTTAATCTTATGTTGAATGAGCATACTTACATTCAAAAAGGAGATGATAAAATCGCTTTAATTGGTGTTGAAAATTGGGGAGTGAATTTTAAGAAAGCAGGCGATTTGAACAAAGCATCTGAAAATGTAGACCAAGACGATTTTAAAATTTTAATGAGCCATGATCCAAGTCATTGGGAAGCTGAAATTAAAGATCATCCAAAGAATTTCCATCTTACATTTGCAGGCCATACACATGGTATGCAGTTCGGAATTGAAATTCCTGGGTATTTTAAATGGAGTTTAGCGCAGTATATTTATAAACAGTGGGCAGGATTGTACGAAAACGTCGGAAGATACGTTTATGTTAACCGTGGCTTTGGTTTTCATGCCTATCCAGGACGAGTTGGTATTATGCCTGAAATAACAGTCATTGAACTAAAAAAGGGCCGTAATGTCGCTTAA
- a CDS encoding thioredoxin family protein: MSKFGELINAQVPVLIDFYTDWNESSVSMHPVIKDVVAALGDKAKVIKIDVDKNQELAEALRIKGLPTLMIYKEGQMIWRQSGELDANTIIGIVQEQFNV, encoded by the coding sequence ATGTCAAAATTTGGAGAACTAATAAATGCTCAAGTTCCAGTGTTAATTGATTTTTACACAGATTGGAATGAATCTTCAGTTTCTATGCATCCTGTTATTAAGGATGTAGTCGCTGCGCTTGGTGATAAAGCCAAAGTAATCAAAATAGACGTAGATAAAAATCAGGAACTTGCAGAAGCACTTCGTATTAAAGGACTTCCGACTTTAATGATTTATAAAGAGGGACAAATGATCTGGAGACAATCTGGAGAGCTTGATGCGAATACTATAATCGGAATTGTTCAGGAACAATTTAACGTCTAA
- a CDS encoding sensor histidine kinase, which translates to MKIKHQLAIFNALSRLLVILILWLMLPILVKNVVYHHINNTLVEKKKKFIQHLNKEEINEFIENPEDSTDTFSEFSTLHSEFLVLSRVSIKPHQKKTTFSNEYRKIEGEESEYRILQDHFTYDGEDYQLEIGSSLSEVNDLTFVIKLFIIIVFVIILFITFLADTFYIEYLLKPFYKIIDTKIRRVNEPETFDHTPIKATSRDFRELDFVLNQMMDRITEVFKKEKQFISNVSHELLTPIALLKNKLENLLQNQSLDDNAVDKIAGSLKTLDMLKKIINNLLLISRIDNNQYIADEEINLREIVSDLQEDLQDRIEDKDIQFMNEIENDFVFTGNKTLVHILIYNLVTNAIKYNKPKGGIIIEDGFADEHYFISVKDSGIGMDESRLEKIFSRFARISSDQEGQGLGLAIAQSIATFHHIQIKVKSVLNQGTTFTLLFEKAK; encoded by the coding sequence ATTTTATGGCTGATGCTTCCTATTTTAGTAAAAAATGTAGTGTATCATCATATTAATAATACGCTAGTTGAAAAGAAGAAAAAATTTATTCAGCACTTAAATAAAGAAGAGATCAATGAGTTTATTGAAAACCCAGAGGATTCAACCGATACTTTCTCCGAGTTTTCGACGCTTCATAGTGAGTTTTTGGTGCTATCCCGAGTTTCGATAAAACCACATCAGAAAAAAACAACTTTCAGTAATGAATACCGAAAAATAGAAGGAGAGGAAAGTGAGTATAGAATCTTGCAAGATCATTTTACATATGATGGCGAAGATTATCAGCTTGAAATAGGAAGCAGTTTGAGCGAGGTTAACGATTTAACTTTTGTAATCAAGCTTTTTATTATAATTGTTTTTGTGATAATTCTATTTATTACTTTTTTGGCAGATACTTTTTACATCGAATATCTTTTAAAGCCATTTTATAAAATTATTGATACCAAAATCAGGCGTGTAAACGAACCGGAAACATTTGACCATACTCCAATAAAAGCAACTTCAAGAGATTTTAGAGAATTGGATTTTGTTTTAAACCAAATGATGGATCGAATTACTGAAGTTTTTAAAAAGGAAAAACAATTTATTTCGAACGTTTCGCATGAACTTCTTACGCCAATTGCACTGCTTAAAAACAAACTTGAAAATTTGTTGCAGAATCAATCTTTAGACGATAATGCAGTTGATAAAATTGCAGGTTCGTTGAAAACATTAGATATGCTGAAAAAAATCATTAATAATCTCCTGCTGATTTCGAGAATAGATAATAATCAATATATAGCAGATGAAGAAATCAATCTCAGAGAAATTGTTTCTGATTTGCAGGAAGATCTTCAAGATCGAATTGAGGATAAAGATATTCAGTTCATGAACGAAATAGAAAACGATTTTGTTTTTACAGGAAATAAAACCTTGGTTCATATTCTTATATATAATCTCGTAACTAATGCCATCAAATATAATAAGCCTAAAGGAGGAATAATTATAGAGGACGGTTTTGCCGATGAACATTACTTTATCTCGGTAAAAGATTCTGGAATAGGAATGGATGAATCGCGACTTGAAAAAATATTCAGCCGTTTTGCCAGAATCAGTTCAGATCAGGAAGGGCAGGGGTTAGGGCTTGCAATTGCACAGAGTATTGCTACTTTTCATCATATTCAAATCAAAGTAAAATCGGTTTTAAACCAAGGAACTACTTTTACATTGTTGTTCGAAAAAGCCAAATAA